A genomic region of Drosophila kikkawai strain 14028-0561.14 chromosome X, DkikHiC1v2, whole genome shotgun sequence contains the following coding sequences:
- the Pink1 gene encoding serine/threonine-protein kinase Pink1, mitochondrial, which produces MSVRLLTVRLIKHGRYILRSYCKRDIHANILDQNQLRTRSKRGFPLPSSAANVLRPAAQPSAAKSAPNPPASVTPIAQVQSNNGLFRVGQHARKLFIDNILSRVTTQYSEELRQRATRRLFFGDSAPFFALVGVSLASGTGVLSKEDELEGVCWEIREAASRLQSAWNRDGISETLDSKFTIDNLDVGPAIAKGCAAVVYAASFKKEDALDAEPLQSKQDPAAAAPLPVPAMAPNSWTTREMMSPLQNMSRFVHNFGGSVDNIFHYSQPSAASDFVGELEKQQQEEHQQQAPNPLTEARLDTSTDNYPLALKMMFNYDIQSNALSILRAMYKETVPARQRRMNPAAEEWERLLQNQTLTLPPHPNIVCMFGFFCDEVGNFPDGHVLYPVAQPQRINPQGYGRNMSLYLLMKRYDHSLRGLLDTQELSTRTRILLLAQMLEAVTHLSRHGVAHRDLKSDNVLVDLQDDASAVLVLSDFGCCLADKMHGLRLPYVSHDIDKGGNAALMAPEIINMVPGPFAVLNYDKADLWACGALAYEIFGSRNPFYSNSGGLALERGELTHSLRNSDYRPEQLPPMSDTCPPLLQQLVYNILNPNPSRRVSPDIAANVVQLFLWAPCKWLKAGGMPNSSEILQWLLSLTTKLMCEGRPQLDGSSPVSASGRRAYVEYLLICSFLARARLRRIRGALNWIQNAVAL; this is translated from the exons ATGTCTGTGCGACTGCTGACCGTGCGACTGATCAAACATGGTCGCTACATTTTGCGCAGCTACTGTAAACGTGATATACACGCCAACATTTTGGACCAAAACCAATTGAGGACAAGAAGCAAGCGAGGCTTTCCCCTACCCTCCAGCGCCGCCAATGTCCTGCGG CCTGCAGCACAGCCGTCGGCAGCCAAGTCGGCGCCCAATCCTCCGGCCAGTGTCACGCCTATTGCTCAGGTACAGAGCAACAATGGCCTGTTTCGCGTCGGGCAGCATGCCCGGAAACTCTTCATCGACAACATCCTCAGCCGGGTGACTACCCAGTACTCGGAGGAGCTGCGCCAGCGAGCCACACGCAGGCTCTTCTTCGGCGACTCGGCTCCATTCTTCGCCCTGGTCGGCGTCAGCCTGGCCTCTGGCACGGGGGTGCTGAGCAAGGAGGATGAGCTGGAGGGTGTGTGCTGGGAGATACGAGAGGCGGCCAGCCGCCTGCAGAGTGCCTGGAATCGTGATGGTATATCCGAGACCCTGGACAGTAAGTTTACCATTGATAACTTGGACGTGGGACCGGCCATAGCCAAGGGCTGTGCGGCGGTAGTCTATGCCGCCAGCTTTAAAAAGGAGGATGCCCTGGATGCGGAGCCACTTCAGTCTAAACAGgatcctgctgctgccgccccCTTGCCCGTGCCCGCCATGGCCCCCAATAGCTGGACCACCAGGGAGATGATGTCCCCCTTGCAAAACATGTCCCGCTTCGTGCACAACTTTGGCGGCTCCGTGGACAACATCTTTCACTACAGTCAGCCCTCGGCGGCCAGTGACTTTGTGGGGGAGctggagaagcagcagcaagaggagcaccagcagcaggcgcCTAATCCCTTGACGGAGGCAAGACTTGACACCTCCACAGACAACTATCCGCTGGCCTTGAAGATGATGTTCAACTATGACATCCAGAGCAACGCCCTGTCCATTTTGCGGGCCATGTACAAGGAGACAGTGCCGGCGCGTCAGCGTCGCATGAATCCCGCCGCCGAGGAGTGGGAGCGTCTGCTGCAGAACCAAACCCTGACCCTGCCGCCGCATCCGAACATTGTCTGCATGTTTGGCTTCTTCTGCGACGAGGTGGGCAACTTTCCCGATGGCCATGTCCTGTATCCCGTGGCCCAGCCGCAGAGGATCAATCCGCAGGGCTATGGACGAAACATGTCGCTGTATCTGCTGATGAAACGCTACGATCACAGCCTGCGCGGCCTCCTCGACACGCAGGAGCTGAGCACCCGCACGCGGATCCTTCTGCTGGCCCAGATGCTCGAGGCGGTCACCCATTTGAGCCGCCACGGCGTGGCCCATCGTGATCTCAAGTCGGACAATGTGCTGGTCGATCTGCAGGACGATGCCTCCGCCGTGCTGGTGCTCTCCGATTTTGGATGCTGTCTGGCGGACAAGATGCACGGCCTGCGTCTGCCGTATGTCTCCCACGACATTGACAAGGGCGGAAATGCGGCGCTGATGGCGCCGGAGATTATCAACATGGTGCCCGGGCCCTTTGCCGTGCTCAACTACGACAAGGCGGATCTGTGGGCATGCGGTGCCCTGGCCTACGAGATCTTTGGCAGCCGCAATCCCTTCTATTCGAACAGCGGCGGCCTGGCGTTGGAGCGCGGAGAGCTGACCCATTCGCTGCGCAACAGCGACTATCGGCCGGAGCAACTGCCCCCGATGAGCGACACCTGTCCCCCGCTGCTACAGCAGCTGGTGTACAACATCCTCAATCCGAATCCTTCCCGCAGGGTCAGTCCGGACATTGCTGCAAATGTGGTGCAGCTGTTCCTTTGGGCGCCCTGCAAGTGGCTCAAGGCGGGTGGCATGCCCAACAGCTCCGAG ATCCTCCAGTGGCTCCTCTCGCTGACCACCAAGCTGATGTGCGAGGGACGTCCTCAACTGGACGGATCATCGCCCGTGTCCGCCAGCGGCAGGCGTGCCTATGTGGAATACCTTCTCATCTGCAGCTTCTTGGCGCGCGCCCGCCTGCGTCGCATTCGCGGCGCCCTCAACTGGATCCAGAACGCGGTGGCGTTGTAG
- the Fum1 gene encoding fumarate hydratase, mitochondrial isoform X2: MASQDFRVESDTFGELKVPADKYYGAQTMRSQINFPIGGTTERMPKPVVQAMGILKKAAAEVNKEFGLDTKVSEAISKAADDVISGKLYDDHFPLVIWQTGSGTQSNMNVNEVISNRAIELLGGKLGSKTPVHPNDHVNKSQSSNDTFPTAIHISVALELNNNLKPAIKTLHDALKAKSEEFKDIIKIGRTHTMDAVPLTLGQEFSGYAQQLAYAQERIDACLPRVYELALGGTAVGTGLNTRKGFAEKCAAKIAQLTSLPFVTAPNKFEALAARDAMVEVHGVLNTIAVSLMKIANDIRFLGSGPRCGLGELSLPENEPGSSIMPGKVNPTQCESLTMLSAQVMGNQVAVTIGGSNGHFELNVFKPLIVSNVLRSIRLLSDGSRTFTANCVNGIQANRENIAKIMNESLMLVTALNPHIGYDKAAKIAKTAHKNGTTLKEEAINLGYLTEQQFSEWVRPEQMLGPK, translated from the exons ATG GCCTCCCAGGATTTCCGCGTGGAAAGCGACACATTTGGCGAACTGAAGGTGCCTGCGGACAAGTACTATGGCGCCCAGACAATGCGCTCCCAGATCAACTTTCCCATTGGCGGGACCACCGAGCGGATGCCA AAACCCGTGGTCCAGGCCATGGGCATACTGAAGAAGGCCGCCGCCGAGGTAAACAAGGAGTTCGGCCTGGACACCAAGGTGAGCGAGGCGATCTCCAAGGCGGCCGACGATGTGATCTCCGGCAAGCTGTACGACGATCACTTCCCGCTGGTCATCTGGCAGACGGGCTCCGGTACCCAGAGCAACATGAACGTGAACGAG GTGATTAGCAACCGGGCAATCGAGCTGCTGGGCGGCAAGCTGGGCTCCAAGACGCCGGTTCACCCGAACGACCATGTGAACAAGTCGCAGAGCTCCAACGACACCTTCCCCACCGCCATCCACATATCGGTGGCCTTGGAGCTGAACAACAACCTCAAGCCGGCCATCAAGACGCTGCACGATGCCTTGAAGGCCAAGTCGGAGGAGTTCAAGGACATCATCAAGATCGGACGCACCCACACCATGGATGCCGTGCCGCTGACACTGGGCCAGGAGTTCAGCGGCTATGCTCAGCAGCTGGCCTACGCCCAGGAGCGCATCGACGCCTGCCTGCCGCGTGTCTATGAGTTGGCCCTGGGCGGCACTGCCGTGGGCACTGGCCTGAACACCCGCAAGGGTTTCGCCGAGAAGTGCGCCGCCAAGATTGCCCAGCTCACCAGCCTGCCCTTCGTGACGGCACCGAACAAGTTCGAGGCTCTGGCCGCCCGCGATGCCATGGTGGAGGTTCATGGCGTCCTCAACACGATTGCCGTCAGCCTGATGAAGATCGCCAACGACATTCGTTTCCTGGGCTCGGGTCCGCGTTGCGGTCTTGGCGAGCTATCGCTGCCGGAGAACGAGCCCGGAAGCTCCATCATGCCCGGCAAGGTGAATCCCACGCAGTGCGAATCGCTGACCATGCTGTCTGCCCAGGTGATGGGCAACCAGGTGGCGGTGACCATTGGCGGCTCCAACGGTCACTTTGAGCTGAATGTCTTCAAGCCGCTGATTGTGTCCAATGTGCTGCGCTCCATCCGGCTGCTGT CCGATGGCAGCCGCACCTTCACTGCCAACTGCGTGAACGGCATCCAGGCGAATCGCGAGAACATTGCCAAGATCATGAACGAGTCCCTGATGCTGGTGACTGCCCTCAATCCCCACATTGGCTACGACAAGGCCGCCAAGATTGCTAAGACGGCGCACAAAAATGGAACGACCCTCAAGGAGGAGGCCATCAACCTGGGTTACCTCACCGAGCAGCAGTTCAGCGAGTGGGTGCGCCCCGAGCAGATGCTGGGCCCTAAGTAG
- the Fum1 gene encoding fumarate hydratase, mitochondrial isoform X1: protein MVLPLLQRSSLRSVQQLAKPWAASAGSQRLASQDFRVESDTFGELKVPADKYYGAQTMRSQINFPIGGTTERMPKPVVQAMGILKKAAAEVNKEFGLDTKVSEAISKAADDVISGKLYDDHFPLVIWQTGSGTQSNMNVNEVISNRAIELLGGKLGSKTPVHPNDHVNKSQSSNDTFPTAIHISVALELNNNLKPAIKTLHDALKAKSEEFKDIIKIGRTHTMDAVPLTLGQEFSGYAQQLAYAQERIDACLPRVYELALGGTAVGTGLNTRKGFAEKCAAKIAQLTSLPFVTAPNKFEALAARDAMVEVHGVLNTIAVSLMKIANDIRFLGSGPRCGLGELSLPENEPGSSIMPGKVNPTQCESLTMLSAQVMGNQVAVTIGGSNGHFELNVFKPLIVSNVLRSIRLLSDGSRTFTANCVNGIQANRENIAKIMNESLMLVTALNPHIGYDKAAKIAKTAHKNGTTLKEEAINLGYLTEQQFSEWVRPEQMLGPK, encoded by the exons ATGGTGCTACCTCTGCTGCAGCGTTCCTCGCTCCGCTCCGTGCAACAGCTCGCCAAGCCTTGGGCCGCGTCCGCCGGCAGCCAGCGTTTG GCCTCCCAGGATTTCCGCGTGGAAAGCGACACATTTGGCGAACTGAAGGTGCCTGCGGACAAGTACTATGGCGCCCAGACAATGCGCTCCCAGATCAACTTTCCCATTGGCGGGACCACCGAGCGGATGCCA AAACCCGTGGTCCAGGCCATGGGCATACTGAAGAAGGCCGCCGCCGAGGTAAACAAGGAGTTCGGCCTGGACACCAAGGTGAGCGAGGCGATCTCCAAGGCGGCCGACGATGTGATCTCCGGCAAGCTGTACGACGATCACTTCCCGCTGGTCATCTGGCAGACGGGCTCCGGTACCCAGAGCAACATGAACGTGAACGAG GTGATTAGCAACCGGGCAATCGAGCTGCTGGGCGGCAAGCTGGGCTCCAAGACGCCGGTTCACCCGAACGACCATGTGAACAAGTCGCAGAGCTCCAACGACACCTTCCCCACCGCCATCCACATATCGGTGGCCTTGGAGCTGAACAACAACCTCAAGCCGGCCATCAAGACGCTGCACGATGCCTTGAAGGCCAAGTCGGAGGAGTTCAAGGACATCATCAAGATCGGACGCACCCACACCATGGATGCCGTGCCGCTGACACTGGGCCAGGAGTTCAGCGGCTATGCTCAGCAGCTGGCCTACGCCCAGGAGCGCATCGACGCCTGCCTGCCGCGTGTCTATGAGTTGGCCCTGGGCGGCACTGCCGTGGGCACTGGCCTGAACACCCGCAAGGGTTTCGCCGAGAAGTGCGCCGCCAAGATTGCCCAGCTCACCAGCCTGCCCTTCGTGACGGCACCGAACAAGTTCGAGGCTCTGGCCGCCCGCGATGCCATGGTGGAGGTTCATGGCGTCCTCAACACGATTGCCGTCAGCCTGATGAAGATCGCCAACGACATTCGTTTCCTGGGCTCGGGTCCGCGTTGCGGTCTTGGCGAGCTATCGCTGCCGGAGAACGAGCCCGGAAGCTCCATCATGCCCGGCAAGGTGAATCCCACGCAGTGCGAATCGCTGACCATGCTGTCTGCCCAGGTGATGGGCAACCAGGTGGCGGTGACCATTGGCGGCTCCAACGGTCACTTTGAGCTGAATGTCTTCAAGCCGCTGATTGTGTCCAATGTGCTGCGCTCCATCCGGCTGCTGT CCGATGGCAGCCGCACCTTCACTGCCAACTGCGTGAACGGCATCCAGGCGAATCGCGAGAACATTGCCAAGATCATGAACGAGTCCCTGATGCTGGTGACTGCCCTCAATCCCCACATTGGCTACGACAAGGCCGCCAAGATTGCTAAGACGGCGCACAAAAATGGAACGACCCTCAAGGAGGAGGCCATCAACCTGGGTTACCTCACCGAGCAGCAGTTCAGCGAGTGGGTGCGCCCCGAGCAGATGCTGGGCCCTAAGTAG
- the LOC108079384 gene encoding probable fumarate hydratase, mitochondrial — MNKTEKMLKQIVVQRRHFWEAVEVRALRLFHDNSKKKEEAKFRLEKDTFGELKVPANRLYGAQTMRSKLNFPIGGYAETMPMPLVQAMGILKKACAEVNKNFGLDPQISDVVSCACDDVISGKFYKQGHFPLVIWQTGSGTQTNMNANEVISNAAISMMGGELGSKTPVHPNDHVNKSQSSNDTFPTAIHICVAMELNERLIPAVTHLRDALKAKSNEFKDIIKIGRTHLMDAVPLTLGQEFSGYAQQLTYGLDRIGTCLPRVYELAIGGTAVGTGLNTHKGFAEQVAKRIGELTSMPFVSAPNKFEALAARDAMVEVHGVLNTLAVSLMKIANDIRFLGSGPRCGLGELSLPENEPGSSIMPGKVNPTQCESMTMLCAQVMGNQVAVTIGGANGHFQLNVFKPLIVSNVLRSIRLLGDGCMSFSKNCVEGVRANKDAIDKIMNESLMLVTALNPHIGYDKAAQIAKTAHANKTTLKEEALKTGITEEQFKEWVDPKKMLGPK, encoded by the exons atgaataaaaccGAGAAAATGCTGAAGCAAATCGTGGTCCAGCGGCGTCATTTCTGGGAGGCGGTGGAGGTGCGGGCGCTGCGTCTCTTCCACGACAACAGtaagaagaaggaggaggccAAGTTCCGGCTGGAGAAGGACACCTTTGGGGAGCTAAAGGTGCCGGCGAACCGACTGTACGGAGCCCAGACAATGCGCTCAAAGCTGAACTTTCCCATTGGAGGGTATGCCGAGACCATGCCG ATGCCCCTGGTCCAGGCCATGGGCATACTCAAGAAGGCCTGCGCCGAGGTCAACAAGAACTTTGGCCTGGATCCGCAGATATCCGACGTGGTCTCCTGTGCCTGCGACGACGTCATCTCGGGCAAGTTCTACAAGCAGGGCCACTTTCCGCTGGTCATCTGGCAGACAGGCTCCGGCACCCAGACCAACATGAATGCCAACGAG GTAATCAGCAACGCCGCCATCAGCATGATGGGCGGTGAGCTGGGCTCCAAGACACCGGTGCACCCAAATGACCATGTGAACAAGTCGCAAAGCTCCAACGACACCTTCCCCACCGCCATCCACATCTGCGTGGCCATGGAGCTGAATGAGCGACTCATTCCGGCGGTGACGCACCTTCGCGACGCCCTCAAAGCCAAGTCGAACGAATTCAAGGACATCATCAAGATCGGACGCACTCATCTGATGGACGCCGTGCCGCTGACACTGGGCCAGGAGTTCAGCGGCTATGCCCAGCAGCTGACCTACGGCCTGGACAGGATCGGGACCTGCCTGCCGCGCGTCTACGAGCTGGCGATAGGCGGCACTGCCGTGGGCACTGGCCTAAACACGCACAAGGGCTTCGCCGAGCAGGTGGCCAAGCGGATAGGGGAGCTCACCAGCATGCCCTTCGTGTCGGCGCCAAACAAGTTCGAGGCTCTGGCCGCCCGCGATGCCATGGTGGAGGTCCATGGAGTGCTCAACACCCTAGCCGTCAGCCTGATGAAGATTGCCAACGACATTCGTTTCCTGGGCTCGGGTCCGCGTTGCGGTCTTGGCGAGCTGTCGCTGCCGGAGAACGAGCCTGGGAGCTCCATCATGCCCGGCAAGGTGAATCCCACGCAATGCGAATCGATGACCATGCTGTGCGCCCAGGTAATGGGCAACCAGGTGGCGGTGACCATTGGCGGCGCTAACGGGCACTTTCAGCTGAATGTCTTCAAGCCGCTGATTGTGTCCAATGTGCTGCGCTCCATCCGGCTGCTGG GCGACGGCTGCATGTCCTTCAGCAAGAACTGCGTGGAGGGGGTAAGGGCTAACAAGGACGCCATCGACAAGATCATGAACGAGTCCCTGATGCTGGTGACGGCCCTCAATCCGCACATTGGCTACGACAAGGCTGCCCAGATCGCCAAGACGGCGCACGCGAACAAGACGACGCTGAAGGAGGAGGCCCTCAAGACCGGCATCACCGAGGAGCAGTTCAAGGAGTGGGTGGACCCCAAGAAGATGCTGGGTCCCAAGTAA
- the Fer3HCH gene encoding soma ferritin, with protein MGIGMAFRSIGRHMCMLMRQNFAKSCESKLNDQINMELKACHQYLAMAYHFDRSDISSPGLHGFFLQASTEEREHAEKIMKYMNKRGGVIILSSVPEPIPSFDSSLEALRHALRMELEVNQHLLDLHTLAGQESDPNLCDFIEANFLQEQVDGQKVLADFIRQLERAQSDVGEYLFDKYMLSAGMHSGGK; from the exons ATGGGAATAGGAATGGCCTTTCGAAGCATAGGGCGTCACATGTGCATGCTGATGCGCCAGAACTTTGCCAAGAGCTGCGAGAGCAAGCTCAACGATCAGATTAACATGGAGCTGAAGGCGTGCCACCAGTACCTGGCCATG GCCTACCACTTTGACAGGTCGGACATCAGCTCCCCGGGCCTGCACGGTTTCTTTCTGCAGGCGAGCACCGAAGAGCGTGAGCATGCCGAGAAGATCATGAAGTACATGAACAAGCGCGGTGGAGTGATCATCTTGAGCAGTGTCCCTGAGCCGATACCAAGCTTTGACAGCTCTCTAGAGGCGCTGAGGCACGCCCTGCGAATGGAGCTGGAGGTGAACCAGCATCTGCTCGATCTGCATACCTTGGCCGGCCAAGAGTCGGATCCCAATCTGTGTGACTTTATAGAGGCGAACTTCCTGCAGGAGCAGGTCGATGGCCAGAAGGTCCTGGCCGACTTTATAAGGCAGTTGGAGCGGGCCCAGAGCGATGTGGGCGAGTACTTGTTCGACAAGTACATGCTCTCGGCTGGCATGCATTCCGGCGGCAAGTAA
- the ND-ASHI gene encoding NADH dehydrogenase [ubiquinone] 1 beta subcomplex subunit 8, mitochondrial, producing MSAFVKTVCLAQKLCSANPALARQAVRSMAGWNKDFKPAPYPKTEKERLEAAKKYYLLPEEYRPYADDGLGYGDYPKVGGGLGVEAKDNYYPWDYPEHKRNQHEPISADHDLYSEDRYSQAEQPRYQNSYYFLCFAGVMSGCLALYYWLEDKKMYRPVAAKQYPADGVKHYTFEK from the exons ATGTCGGCGTTTGTGAAAACCGTGTGCCTGGCCCAGAAGCTTTGCTCCGCCAATCCAGCCTTGGCCCGCCAGGCGGTGCGCAGCA TGGCTGGTTGGAACAAGGACTTTAAGCCCGCCCCCTATCCCAAGACGGAGAAGGAGCGCCTGGAGGCGGCCAAGAAGTACTATCTGCTGCCGGAGGAGTACAGGCCCTATGCGGACGACGGCCTGGGCTATGGCGATTATCCAAAGGTGGGCGGCGGCCTGGGCGTGGAGGCCAAGGACAACTACTATCCCTGGGACTATCCGGAGCACAAGCGCAACCAGCACGAGCCG ATCTCGGCGGATCACGATCTGTACAGCGAGGATCGCTACTCGCAGGCGGAACAGCCGCGCTACCAAAACTCTTACTACTTCTTGTGCTTTGCGGGGGTGATGTCCGGCTGCCTGGCCCTGTACTATTGGCTGGAGGACAAAAAGATGTATCGCCCGGTGGCCGCCAAGCAGTATCCCGCCGATGGCGTCAAGCACTACACCTTTGAGAAGTAG
- the Mcm6 gene encoding DNA replication licensing factor Mcm6 has product MDVADAQVGQLRVKDEVGIRAQKLFQDFLEEFKEDGEIKYTRPAASLESPDRCTLEVSFEDVEKYDQNLATAIIEEYYHIYPFLCQSVSNYVKDRIGLKTNKDCYVAFTEVPTRHKVRDLTTSKIGTLIRISGQVVRTHPVHPELVSGTFMCLDCQTEIRNVEQQFKFTNPTICRNPVCSNRRRFMLDVEKSLFLDFQKIRIQETQAELPRGCIPRAVEIILRSELVETVQAGDRYDFTGTLIVVPDVSVLATAGTKTEAGSRHKPGEGMDGVTGLKALGMRELNYRMAFLACSVQATTARFGGTDLPMSEVTAEDMKKQMTDAEWHKIYEMSKDRNLYQNLISSLFPSIYGNDEVKRGILLQLFGGVAKTTTEKTSLRGDVNVCIVGDPSTAKSQFLKQVSDFSPRAIYTSGKASSAAGLTAAVVRDEESFDFVIEAGALMLADNGICCIDEFDKMDQRDQVAIHEAMEQQTISIARAGVRATLNARTSILAAANPINGRYDRSKSLQQNIQLSAPIMSRFDLFFILVDECNEVVDYAIARKIVDLHSNIEESVERAYTREEVLRYVTFARQFKPVIGQEAGRLLVENYGHLRQRDTGTAGRSTWRITVRQLESMIRLSEAMAKLECSNRVLERHVKEAFRLLNKSIIRVEQPDIHLDDDQDPALDMDMDDGIQPDLDMENNGAAANMDTEGGSSVPQKKKFTLSFEDYKNLSTMLVLHMRGEEARCEVEGSDTGMKRSDVVTWYLEQVAEQIESEDELISRKNLIEKLIDRLIYHDQVIIPLKTSSLKPQLRGRGDEEPPLEDDPLLVVHPNYIVE; this is encoded by the coding sequence ATGGATGTGGCAGATGCTCAGGTCGGCCAGCTGCGCGTCAAGGACGAGGTGGGCATCCGAGCCCAGAAGCTGTTCCAAGACTTCCTCGAGGAGTTCAAGGAAGACGGCGAGATCAAGTACACGCGGCCGGCAGCCAGCTTGGAGTCGCCCGATCGCTGCACCCTCGAGGTGAGCTTCGAGGATGTGGAGAAGTACGACCAGAACCTGGCGACGGCCATCATCGAGGAGTACTACCACATCTATCCGTTCTTGTGCCAGTCCGTGTCCAACTATGTCAAGGATCGCATTGGCCTGAAGACCAACAAGGACTGCTATGTGGCCTTTACGGAGGTGCCCACCCGGCACAAGGTGCGCGATCTGACCACCTCCAAGATCGGCACGCTGATCCGCATCTCCGGCCAGGTGGTGCGCACCCATCCCGTCCATCCGGAGCTCGTCTCGGGCACGTTCATGTGCCTGGACTGCCAGACGGAGATCCGGAATGTGGAGCAGCAGTTCAAGTTCACCAACCCGACCATTTGCCGGAATCCCGTCTGCTCCAATCGCCGTCGCTTCATGCTGGACGTGGAGAAGAGCCTGTTCCTGGATTTCCAGAAGATACGCATTCAGGAGACGCAGGCCGAGCTGCCACGCGGCTGTATACCGCGCGCCGTGGAGATTATACTGCGCTCGGAGTTGGTGGAGACCGTGCAGGCCGGTGATCGTTACGACTTCACCGGCACCCTGATTGTCGTCCCGGACGTCAGTGTCTTGGCCACGGCCGGCACCAAGACGGAGGCGGGCTCTCGCCACAAGCCCGGCGAGGGCATGGACGGTGTGACGGGCCTGAAGGCTCTGGGAATGCGTGAGCTCAACTATCGCATGGCCTTCCTTGCCTGCAGCGTTCAGGCAACCACGGCTCGGTTTGGCGGCACGGATCTGCCCATGTCGGAGGTTACCGCCGAGGACATGAAGAAGCAGATGACAGACGCCGAATGGCACAAGATCTACGAGATGTCCAAGGACCGGAATCTCTACCAGAACCTAATTAGCAGCCTCTTTCCTTCGATCTACGGGAATGACGAGGTGAAGCGGGGCATACTCCTGCAGCTGTTTGGCGGCGTGGCCAAGACCACCACGGAGAAGACTTCCCTGCGTGGCGATGTCAACGTGTGCATTGTGGGCGACCCCAGTACGGCCAAGTCTCAGTTCCTCAAGCAGGTCTCGGATTTCTCGCCACGTGCCATTTACACCTCCGGCAAGGCCTCATCGGCGGCGGGTCTGACGGCCGCCGTGGTCCGTGACGAGGAGAGCTTCGACTTTGTGATCGAGGCGGGCGCCCTGATGCTGGCTGACAATGGTATCTGTTGCATCGACGAGTTCGACAAGATGGATCAGCGCGACCAGGTGGCCATACACGAGGCCATGGAACAGCAGACCATCTCGATAGCTCGTGCCGGCGTCCGGGCCACTCTGAATGCCCGCACCTCGATCCTGGCCGCTGCCAATCCGATCAACGGTCGCTACGATCGCTCCAAGAGCCTCCAGCAGAATATACAGCTCTCGGCTCCGATTATGTCCCGTTTTGATCTCTTCTTTATCCTGGTGGACGAGTGCAACGAGGTGGTGGACTACGCCATTGCCCGCAAGATTGTCGATCTGCACTCTAACATCGAGGAGTCCGTGGAGCGGGCCTATACCCGGGAGGAGGTGCTGCGGTATGTGACCTTCGCCCGCCAGTTCAAGCCTGTTATAGGCCAGGAGGCCGGTCGCCTGCTCGTGGAGAACTATGGACACCTGAGGCAACGCGACACGGGCACGGCGGGACGTAGCACCTGGCGGATCACCGTGCGCCAGCTAGAGTCCATGATCCGGCTGAGCGAGGCCATGGCCAAGCTGGAGTGCTCCAATCGTGTGCTCGAGCGGCACGTCAAGGAGGCCTTCCGTCTGCTCAACAAGTCCATCATCCGCGTGGAGCAGCCCGATATCCATTTGGATGATGATCAGGACCCGGCtctggacatggacatggatgATGGCATTCAGCCGGATCTGGATATGGAGAACAATGGAGCGGCCGCCAATATGGACACCGAGGGAGGCTCCTCTGTCCCGCAAAAGAAGAAGTTCACGCTGTCGTTCGAGGACTACAAGAACCTCTCCACAATGCTGGTGCTGCACATGCGCGGCGAGGAGGCACGCTGCGAGGTGGAGGGCAGCGACACTGGGATGAAGCGCAGCGACGTCGTCACCTGGTATCTGGAGCAGGTGGCCGAGCAGATCGAGTCCGAGGATGAGCTAATCTCGCGCAAGAACCTCATCGAGAAGCTGATCGATCGCCTGATCTACCACGACCAGGTCATAATTCCCCTCAAGACCAGCTCCCTGAAGCCGCAGTTGCGAGGCAGGGGCGACGAGGAGCCGCCGCTCGAAGACGATCCCCTGCTGGTGGTGCACCCCAACTACATTGTGGAGTAA